The following is a genomic window from Armatimonadota bacterium.
TGCGGCGGACGCTCTCCCCGGAGAACCGCGAGGACCTGCTCTGTGGCCTGCCGGGCGGCCCGGGCCGCGGCCTCCCGGGTGTGCCCGCCCACGTGGGGCGTGAGGACCACGTTGGGTGCTTGGAGGAGCGGGGAACGGACCGGAGGCTCTTCCTCGAAGACATCGCAGGCTGCGCCTGCGATCCACCCCTCCTGAAGGGCCCGCGTGAGGGCGGCTTCGTCCACCACGCCCCCACGGGAGGTATTGATCAGATACGCGGTGGGCTTCATCCGACGTAGCTCCGCCTCGCCCACCAGATACTGGGTTTCCGGGAGGAGGGGGACGTGCAGGGTGAGGAAGTCCGCGCGCGCGACGACCTCCGGAAAGGGAACCAGGGCCACGCCTAGCGTCCGCGCCACCTCCGGGTCCACCAGGGGATCGGAGGCCACCACCTCCATCCCGAATCCCACGCCGCGCCGCGCCACCGCCTGCCCGATGTGTCCGAATCCCACCACGCCCAGGCA
Proteins encoded in this region:
- a CDS encoding phosphoglycerate dehydrogenase, coding for MSAWRVLVTSRSFLEAAPEAARRLEEAGVELLRAPADRPLEEEEMAGLLGEVDGIVAGVDRIGRRALQKGAPRLRVIARVGVGVDTIDLQAATELGVVVTNTPGANAEAVAELAFGLMIVLARGILSADRGVREGRWVRPFGVELFGKCLGVVGFGHIGQAVARRGVGFGMEVVASDPLVDPEVARTLGVALVPFPEVVARADFLTLHVPLLPETQYLVGEAELRRMKPTAYLINTSRGGVVDEAALTRALQEGWIAGAACDVFEEEPPVRSPLLQAPNVVLTPHVGGHTREAAARAARQATEQVLAVLRGERPPHVVNPEVFERR